A region of Kribbella sp. NBC_01245 DNA encodes the following proteins:
- a CDS encoding MarR family winged helix-turn-helix transcriptional regulator translates to MTDALFRQESLGYQVNHLARLLAQALAARIAPYGVVPGQFAQLLALFEQDGLTQRELCDQVRIEQATMAKTLQRMQRDGLVRCVPDPDDKRRIRVYLTDQARAIEHDLTAAARSVNASATNGLTAAETAAYLKLTARLIHNLEAEWSERP, encoded by the coding sequence ATGACTGACGCACTATTTCGCCAGGAGTCGCTGGGCTATCAGGTGAACCATCTCGCGCGCTTGCTCGCGCAGGCTCTCGCCGCCCGCATCGCGCCGTACGGCGTTGTCCCCGGCCAGTTCGCCCAGTTGCTCGCGCTCTTTGAACAAGACGGCCTCACCCAACGCGAGCTGTGTGACCAGGTCCGGATCGAGCAGGCCACCATGGCGAAAACCCTGCAGCGCATGCAGCGCGACGGCCTGGTCCGCTGCGTACCCGACCCGGACGACAAGCGACGGATCCGGGTGTACCTGACCGATCAGGCCCGAGCGATCGAACACGACCTCACCGCCGCCGCTCGTTCGGTGAACGCCTCGGCCACCAACGGGCTCACCGCCGCCGAGACCGCCGCCTACCTGAAGCTGACGGCGCGGCTGATCCACAACCTCGAGGCCGAATGGAGTGAACGCCCATGA
- a CDS encoding DoxX family protein translates to MNVALWIIASLLAVVFLANGLMKLAQPKEKLAASSLTSWAEDFSPGAIKAMGALQLAAAIGLTLPAILKIAPIFVPLAALGLVAMMTGAAIVHLRRNEPARIIPNLILIVLAAIVVWGRFGPYTF, encoded by the coding sequence ATGAACGTCGCCCTCTGGATCATCGCGAGCCTCCTCGCGGTGGTGTTCCTCGCCAACGGTCTGATGAAGCTCGCCCAACCGAAAGAGAAGCTGGCCGCCTCGAGCCTGACCAGCTGGGCCGAGGACTTCTCTCCCGGCGCCATCAAGGCCATGGGCGCACTGCAACTCGCCGCCGCGATCGGCCTAACCCTGCCGGCGATCCTCAAGATCGCGCCGATCTTCGTCCCACTCGCAGCACTGGGCCTGGTCGCGATGATGACCGGCGCCGCGATCGTCCACCTCCGTCGCAACGAGCCCGCGCGGATAATCCCGAACCTCATCCTGATCGTCCTCGCCGCAATCGTCGTCTGGGGTCGCTTCGGCCCGTACACCTTCTAG
- a CDS encoding AI-2E family transporter, whose protein sequence is MTPTGGDNSKNQASASKDQDESAEVQAAADEAHEAAVEARAAALEARREGQQATSIASELLIDEKDPAEGMGRPGPPIHYSNPFVFGFFGALGVLTAIGLVGALGAASSVLILLVVSMFLAVGLNPLVEWFMHRGLKRGASVGVVFLLVVLAVTGVGWAIVPVVTDQINGLIKNAPEWLDLLTKSKTLRDLNNEYQFIQKAQEYIQDPALAQKAFGGILGVGKVVANALFSAFTILVLTLYFLASLPTVKRAAYSLVPATRRPRVSILGDEILSRVGGYVSGQFTVAVIAGFSAFIFLEIVGLREYAVALAIVIVFCAFIPMVGGLIGTVIVALIGFTDGLWIGVACLAYGIIYQQIENYVVAPRIMRRAVDIPGAVTVIAALMGGALLGVVGALLAIPAAAAVLLIIREVWVRKADAS, encoded by the coding sequence GTGACGCCTACCGGCGGCGACAACTCAAAAAACCAGGCCTCTGCTTCGAAGGATCAGGACGAGAGCGCCGAGGTCCAGGCAGCCGCTGATGAGGCGCACGAGGCTGCCGTGGAGGCACGCGCAGCGGCGCTGGAAGCCCGGCGCGAAGGCCAGCAGGCGACCTCGATCGCGAGCGAGTTGCTGATCGACGAAAAGGACCCGGCCGAGGGAATGGGGCGGCCCGGGCCACCGATTCACTACTCGAACCCGTTCGTCTTCGGCTTCTTCGGCGCCCTCGGCGTGCTGACCGCGATCGGACTGGTAGGCGCGCTCGGTGCGGCCAGCTCGGTGCTGATCCTGCTGGTCGTGTCGATGTTCCTGGCCGTCGGGCTGAACCCGCTGGTCGAGTGGTTCATGCACCGCGGCCTCAAGCGCGGGGCTTCGGTCGGCGTGGTGTTCCTGCTCGTGGTGCTGGCGGTCACCGGGGTCGGCTGGGCGATCGTGCCGGTCGTCACCGATCAGATCAACGGCCTGATCAAGAACGCGCCCGAATGGCTCGATCTGCTGACGAAGTCCAAGACGCTCCGCGACCTCAACAACGAATACCAGTTCATCCAGAAGGCCCAGGAGTACATCCAGGATCCGGCGCTGGCGCAGAAGGCGTTCGGCGGCATCCTCGGCGTTGGCAAGGTGGTCGCGAACGCCTTGTTCTCCGCGTTCACCATTCTCGTTCTCACGCTCTACTTCCTGGCATCCCTGCCGACGGTCAAGCGCGCGGCGTACAGCCTGGTCCCGGCCACCCGCCGCCCCCGCGTCTCGATCCTCGGCGACGAGATCCTCAGCCGGGTCGGCGGTTACGTCAGCGGCCAGTTCACGGTCGCGGTGATCGCGGGCTTCTCCGCCTTCATCTTCCTGGAGATCGTCGGCCTTCGTGAGTACGCCGTGGCGCTGGCGATCGTGATCGTCTTCTGCGCGTTCATCCCGATGGTCGGCGGCCTGATCGGCACGGTGATCGTCGCGCTGATCGGCTTCACCGACGGCCTGTGGATCGGCGTAGCCTGCCTGGCCTACGGCATCATCTACCAGCAAATCGAGAACTACGTCGTCGCACCCCGCATCATGCGCCGAGCCGTCGACATCCCCGGCGCCGTAACCGTCATCGCGGCCCTCATGGGCGGCGCCCTCCTCGGCGTAGTCGGCGCCCTCCTCGCCATCCCCGCCGCAGCCGCCGTCCTCCTCATCATCCGCGAAGTCTGGGTCCGCAAAGCCGACGCCAGCTAA
- a CDS encoding alpha/beta fold hydrolase, translated as MQLPTTTYGESGTPVVVLHGLFGSSRNWMTAARRLAAAGHRVIAMDLRNHGTSPHVPTMSYPEMAEDVAETITTLGLGPVALIGHSMGGKTAMLTALQTPALVDRLVVVDVSPVSYPPAFVGYAQAMRDADLSAVRRRAEVEEQLVDAVPLASTRAFLLQNLVMDDNGAHWRPNLPVIESAIPAISSWPDVTGTYEGPTLFVYGGKSDYVQPSHHPTIQSYFPRATLAEIPEAGHWVHAERLDDFLTTVTPFLA; from the coding sequence ATGCAGCTCCCCACCACGACGTACGGCGAATCCGGCACCCCGGTCGTCGTACTCCACGGCCTCTTCGGCTCCAGCCGCAACTGGATGACCGCCGCCCGCCGCCTCGCCGCCGCCGGCCATCGGGTCATCGCGATGGACCTGCGCAACCACGGCACCTCTCCGCACGTTCCGACGATGAGCTATCCCGAAATGGCCGAGGACGTCGCCGAGACCATCACCACCCTCGGCCTCGGCCCGGTAGCGCTGATCGGCCACTCCATGGGCGGCAAGACCGCGATGCTCACGGCCCTCCAAACCCCGGCCCTGGTGGACCGCTTGGTAGTCGTCGACGTCTCCCCGGTCTCCTACCCACCGGCCTTCGTCGGCTACGCGCAGGCGATGCGCGACGCGGACCTGAGCGCCGTACGCCGCCGCGCCGAAGTCGAAGAGCAATTGGTCGACGCCGTCCCCCTGGCGTCCACCCGCGCCTTCCTCCTGCAAAACCTGGTCATGGACGACAACGGCGCCCACTGGCGGCCGAACCTCCCGGTCATCGAATCCGCCATCCCCGCCATCTCCTCCTGGCCCGACGTAACCGGCACCTACGAAGGCCCCACCCTCTTCGTCTACGGCGGCAAGTCCGACTACGTCCAGCCCTCCCACCACCCCACCATCCAGTCGTACTTCCCCCGCGCCACCCTCGCCGAAATCCCCGAAGCCGGCCACTGGGTCCACGCCGAACGCCTAGACGACTTCCTCACCACCGTCACCCCCTTCCTGGCCTAA
- a CDS encoding M28 family peptidase, translating into MANLSRRSLLGAVGGTVAATAIPTLPAWAEDDVRPGAVRAPQLDKYDRQVVRELSPQRAHRHLQVLSETIGPRIGGTASEKRAADYLEDQLDRFGYQTRLEPFAVADKFTAQLGDPRGMLPDDLCWQTGASPGAAHGVTVTGPAVDVGLATAPVWPADVTGAVVLADDNFGARPAFVADAVARGAVAVVLLPTDAVFPRRAQAFSPSGLTGVPIPVIGVAQIQKQRLREALKVVTSLPLAITTTAHKGLTSHNVIGERRGRGTDAPIVMVCAHYDSVIGAPGANDDGSGTVLTLEVARVLASLPTECTLRFALWGSEEQGLIGSRAHVAALSPADRARHRAVFQNDMVATSWDPAITYWLLSFDGLANAATLGVRASAQRLGYEPQIVGPVQRGASDHQSFQEVGIAAANFSWRGEASPALLEPPYHSPEDTIAKNVSFDRLQVSMELIGTAAYAAARRR; encoded by the coding sequence ATGGCTAATCTGTCCCGTCGCAGTCTGCTCGGAGCCGTCGGAGGCACCGTCGCCGCTACTGCGATCCCTACCCTTCCCGCCTGGGCCGAGGACGACGTCCGCCCTGGCGCCGTACGGGCTCCTCAGCTCGACAAGTACGACCGGCAGGTCGTACGGGAGTTGTCGCCGCAGCGGGCCCACCGACACCTGCAGGTGCTGTCCGAGACGATCGGCCCGCGCATCGGCGGTACGGCGAGTGAGAAGCGTGCGGCGGATTACCTCGAGGACCAGCTCGACCGGTTCGGCTATCAGACCCGGTTGGAGCCGTTCGCGGTAGCCGACAAGTTCACGGCACAACTGGGCGACCCGCGCGGGATGCTGCCCGACGACCTCTGCTGGCAGACGGGCGCCTCGCCGGGCGCAGCCCACGGTGTGACCGTCACCGGCCCGGCCGTGGATGTCGGCCTCGCGACGGCTCCCGTCTGGCCGGCCGACGTGACCGGTGCCGTCGTACTGGCGGACGACAACTTCGGCGCCCGGCCCGCCTTCGTTGCCGACGCCGTCGCGCGTGGTGCCGTGGCGGTCGTGCTGCTGCCCACGGACGCGGTCTTCCCGCGCCGGGCGCAGGCGTTCTCGCCGAGCGGCCTCACCGGCGTACCGATCCCGGTGATCGGTGTCGCGCAGATCCAGAAGCAGCGGTTGCGCGAGGCCCTCAAGGTCGTCACTTCGTTGCCCTTGGCAATCACCACCACGGCGCACAAGGGCCTGACCTCGCATAACGTGATCGGCGAACGTCGTGGGCGAGGTACGGACGCACCGATCGTGATGGTGTGCGCGCACTACGACTCGGTCATCGGCGCGCCCGGAGCGAACGACGACGGCTCGGGCACGGTCCTCACGCTCGAGGTCGCCCGGGTGCTGGCGTCGTTGCCGACCGAATGCACCCTGCGATTCGCGTTGTGGGGTTCGGAGGAGCAGGGGCTGATCGGCTCGCGAGCGCACGTGGCCGCGCTGTCCCCGGCGGATCGCGCTCGCCATCGGGCCGTCTTCCAGAACGACATGGTCGCGACCAGCTGGGACCCGGCCATCACGTACTGGCTGTTGTCGTTCGACGGCTTGGCCAACGCGGCCACTCTCGGCGTACGGGCGTCGGCGCAACGCCTCGGCTATGAGCCGCAGATCGTCGGCCCGGTCCAGCGTGGAGCCAGCGACCACCAGTCGTTCCAGGAGGTGGGTATCGCGGCTGCCAACTTCTCCTGGCGTGGGGAGGCATCACCAGCGCTGCTGGAACCGCCGTACCACTCGCCGGAGGACACCATCGCGAAGAACGTCAGCTTCGACCGGCTGCAGGTCTCGATGGAGCTGATCGGCACCGCCGCGTACGCCGCCGCCCGCCGTCGATAG
- a CDS encoding fatty acid desaturase family protein: MAQPSVLTNAPPKTRRSDFSPLLREVKEAGLLERRTAAYVIAISINVVCFAAVCAGVAILGNSWWTLFLAVPLALFATRAAFFGHDAGHQQISSSRRVHDVIQLLHANLLLGMSAGWWNDKHNRHHANPNHTDKDPDVGEGVMVWTLEQAEGRTGLHGWLSRNQAWLFFPLLTLEGLNLKVAGVLFLWQRRKTVAARRELGLIAANTILATAGLLLVMSPGKAAIFIVIFQMLFGLHLGSVFAPNHKGMEMPNPEDTERWGHLEKQVLTSRNVNGGLVVDWMMGGLNYQIEHHLFPNMPRANLRYAVPMVRAYCEKVGVPYRSTGVVDSYVEALRYLHEVGAELRDEQALSREAAKVAAENAAEASKDKTSV; encoded by the coding sequence ATGGCACAGCCGTCTGTCTTGACGAACGCCCCGCCCAAGACTCGCCGCAGTGACTTCTCGCCACTGTTGCGAGAGGTCAAGGAAGCGGGACTGCTCGAACGGCGCACGGCGGCGTATGTCATCGCGATCAGCATCAACGTGGTCTGTTTCGCCGCCGTCTGCGCGGGTGTGGCCATCCTCGGCAACAGCTGGTGGACCCTCTTCCTGGCCGTCCCGCTGGCGCTTTTCGCCACCCGTGCGGCCTTTTTCGGCCACGACGCGGGTCATCAGCAGATCAGCAGCTCGCGCCGCGTGCACGACGTGATCCAGCTGCTGCACGCGAACCTGTTGCTAGGGATGAGCGCCGGCTGGTGGAACGACAAGCACAACCGGCACCACGCCAACCCGAACCACACCGACAAGGACCCGGATGTCGGCGAGGGGGTCATGGTCTGGACGCTCGAACAGGCCGAGGGCCGCACCGGTTTGCACGGCTGGCTGTCGCGCAATCAGGCCTGGTTGTTCTTCCCGCTGCTGACGCTGGAGGGCCTGAACCTCAAGGTCGCCGGTGTCCTTTTCCTGTGGCAGCGCCGTAAAACCGTCGCGGCCCGTCGTGAGCTTGGTCTCATCGCCGCGAACACGATTCTCGCCACCGCCGGCCTGCTGCTGGTGATGTCACCGGGTAAGGCCGCGATCTTCATCGTGATCTTCCAGATGCTGTTCGGTCTGCACCTCGGCAGCGTCTTCGCGCCGAACCACAAGGGCATGGAAATGCCCAACCCGGAGGACACCGAGCGCTGGGGCCACCTCGAGAAGCAGGTGCTGACCTCACGCAACGTCAACGGCGGCCTGGTGGTCGACTGGATGATGGGCGGTCTGAACTACCAGATCGAGCACCACCTCTTCCCGAACATGCCGCGCGCCAACCTGCGGTACGCCGTGCCGATGGTTCGGGCGTACTGCGAGAAGGTCGGCGTTCCGTACCGCTCGACCGGTGTTGTCGACTCGTACGTCGAGGCGCTGCGCTACCTGCACGAGGTCGGCGCGGAGCTGCGCGACGAGCAGGCGCTTTCCCGCGAGGCCGCCAAGGTCGCCGCGGAGAACGCAGCTGAAGCTTCAAAGGACAAGACCTCGGTCTGA
- the mce gene encoding methylmalonyl-CoA epimerase — protein MRTQLPTQLFEAIDHVGIAVPDLDEAVRFYAEAFGMKVAHEEVNTEQGVREAMLSVGDSGSSIQLLAPLSDESPIAKFIDRKGAGIQQLAYRVNDIDAVSRTLRERGLELLYDEPRRGTSNSRVNFIHPRSAGGVLVELVEPARS, from the coding sequence ATGCGAACGCAATTGCCGACCCAGCTGTTCGAGGCGATCGATCACGTGGGGATCGCCGTACCGGATCTCGACGAGGCCGTGCGGTTCTACGCGGAGGCCTTCGGCATGAAAGTGGCGCACGAAGAGGTCAACACCGAGCAGGGTGTGCGCGAGGCGATGCTGTCCGTGGGCGACTCGGGCTCTTCGATCCAGTTGCTCGCACCACTGTCGGACGAGTCGCCGATCGCCAAGTTCATCGACCGCAAAGGCGCGGGCATCCAGCAACTGGCCTACCGGGTCAACGACATCGACGCCGTCTCCCGCACGTTGCGCGAACGCGGTCTCGAGCTGCTGTACGACGAGCCGCGCCGCGGTACGTCGAACTCCCGCGTGAACTTCATCCACCCGCGCTCGGCCGGCGGCGTACTCGTCGAACTGGTGGAACCCGCTCGTTCCTGA
- a CDS encoding sensor histidine kinase: MPTSLNTRVAVMPLLARPFVALGLAVLAEIGIAFFVLQVVATPLVIVTVGIPLLLVAIPATRWYANVHRSLIGTLLGVRIPRPYRQANKPGPLRFLRTAASDPATWRDLAWLIVNATLGFVMTLLSAVLFLSMIFYLIYPFLLAVTPDGVFDRPMGGLFHLDHAIKGFYMWPVAGIAFLLWYNFGRPLLTGYAKLSKSLLGPTKAAELNLRVQQLATSRAETVDTQAAELRRIERDLHDGAQARLAALSMTLGLAESMVGRDPDQAQQLLTEARESAGHALSELRDLVRGIHPPVLADRGLDGAVRALALACPINIDITIDLPGRAPAPVESAAYFAIAEALANLVKYSAASTAWVQLTYENEKLHIMVGDDGVGGAEIRPGGGLYGIQRRLAAFDGTLTLVSPTGGPTTVIMELPCESSSLKITPSSGTA; the protein is encoded by the coding sequence ATGCCGACGAGTCTGAACACGCGAGTTGCGGTGATGCCGCTGCTCGCGCGGCCCTTCGTCGCGCTCGGGCTGGCGGTGCTGGCCGAGATCGGCATCGCCTTCTTCGTGCTGCAGGTCGTCGCGACGCCGCTGGTGATCGTCACGGTGGGTATTCCGTTGTTACTCGTGGCCATCCCCGCTACCCGTTGGTATGCGAACGTCCACCGCAGCCTGATCGGCACCCTGCTCGGGGTGCGGATCCCCCGGCCCTACCGGCAGGCGAACAAACCCGGTCCGCTGCGTTTCCTACGCACCGCGGCCTCCGATCCGGCCACCTGGCGGGACCTGGCCTGGCTGATCGTGAACGCGACGCTCGGCTTCGTGATGACGTTGCTCTCGGCCGTGCTGTTCCTGTCGATGATCTTCTACCTGATCTATCCGTTCCTGCTGGCGGTCACGCCCGATGGCGTCTTCGACCGGCCGATGGGCGGACTGTTCCACCTCGACCACGCGATCAAGGGCTTCTACATGTGGCCGGTCGCGGGTATCGCGTTCCTCCTCTGGTACAACTTCGGTCGCCCGTTGCTGACCGGGTACGCCAAGCTCTCCAAGTCGTTGCTCGGGCCCACCAAGGCCGCCGAGCTGAACCTGCGGGTCCAGCAGCTCGCCACTTCGCGAGCGGAGACCGTGGATACCCAGGCGGCCGAGTTGCGCCGGATCGAGCGCGACCTGCACGACGGCGCCCAGGCGAGACTGGCCGCGCTCAGCATGACGCTGGGCCTCGCCGAGTCGATGGTCGGCCGCGATCCCGACCAGGCGCAGCAACTCCTCACCGAGGCGCGCGAGTCGGCCGGCCACGCCCTTTCGGAACTGCGCGACCTGGTGCGGGGTATCCACCCGCCCGTGCTGGCCGACCGAGGCCTCGACGGCGCCGTGCGGGCTCTCGCGCTGGCCTGCCCGATCAACATCGACATCACCATCGACCTGCCGGGACGGGCGCCCGCGCCGGTCGAGTCCGCGGCGTACTTCGCGATCGCCGAGGCCCTCGCGAATCTGGTCAAGTACTCGGCCGCGTCGACGGCCTGGGTGCAGCTGACCTACGAGAACGAAAAGCTCCACATCATGGTCGGCGATGACGGTGTCGGCGGCGCGGAGATCCGGCCCGGCGGCGGTTTGTACGGAATCCAGCGGCGGCTGGCCGCGTTCGACGGTACGTTGACCCTGGTCAGCCCGACCGGCGGTCCGACCACCGTGATCATGGAGTTGCCTTGCGAGTCGTCATCGCTGAAGATCACGCCCTCCTCCGGGACGGCCTGA
- the ccrA gene encoding crotonyl-CoA carboxylase/reductase — protein sequence MKQILEAILAGDTPAEDFGRLDVPEHYRGITVHAEDVTMFEGMPAKEKDPRKSLHLDDVPTPELGPGEALVAVMASAINYNTVWTSIFEPVSTFSFLKRYGKLSPLTARHDLPYHVVGSDLAGVVLRTGPGVNAWKPGDEVVAHCLSVELESPDGHNDTMMDSEQRIWGFETNFGGLAEIALVKSNQLMPKPAHLTWEEAASPGLVNSTAYRQLVSANGANMKQGDVVLVWGASGGLGSYATQFALNGGAIPVCVVSSPEKAELCRAMGAELIIDRNAEGYQFWSDEHTQDPKEWKRLGAKIRELTGGDDPDIVFEHPGRETFGASTYVARRGGTIVTCASTSGYMHEYDNRYLWMNLKRIIGSHFANYREAWEANRLIAKGMVHPTLSRTYSLEDTGQAAYDVHRNLHQGKVGVLALAPEEGLGVRDPEMRAKHLTQINRFRDR from the coding sequence GTGAAGCAGATCCTCGAAGCGATTCTCGCCGGCGACACCCCGGCGGAGGACTTCGGCCGGCTCGACGTACCGGAGCACTATCGCGGTATCACCGTGCATGCCGAGGACGTGACCATGTTCGAAGGCATGCCGGCGAAGGAGAAGGATCCGCGCAAGAGCCTGCACCTGGACGACGTACCGACGCCCGAGCTCGGGCCGGGTGAAGCCCTGGTCGCGGTGATGGCGAGCGCGATCAACTACAACACCGTCTGGACCTCGATCTTCGAGCCGGTCTCGACGTTCTCCTTCCTCAAGCGGTACGGCAAGCTCTCGCCGTTGACCGCCCGCCACGATCTGCCGTACCACGTGGTCGGCTCGGACCTCGCGGGCGTCGTCCTGCGCACCGGCCCGGGCGTGAACGCGTGGAAGCCCGGCGACGAGGTCGTCGCGCACTGCCTGTCGGTCGAGCTGGAGAGTCCCGACGGCCACAACGACACGATGATGGACTCGGAGCAGCGGATCTGGGGTTTCGAGACGAACTTCGGCGGCCTCGCGGAGATCGCCCTGGTCAAGTCGAACCAGCTGATGCCGAAACCCGCCCACCTCACCTGGGAAGAGGCGGCGAGCCCCGGCCTGGTGAACTCGACCGCCTACCGCCAGCTCGTCTCGGCCAACGGCGCGAACATGAAGCAGGGCGACGTCGTCCTGGTCTGGGGCGCCTCCGGTGGACTCGGCTCGTACGCAACGCAGTTCGCCCTGAACGGTGGCGCGATCCCGGTCTGCGTCGTCTCCAGCCCCGAAAAGGCCGAGCTGTGCCGGGCGATGGGCGCCGAGCTGATCATCGACCGGAATGCCGAGGGCTATCAGTTCTGGTCCGACGAGCACACGCAGGACCCGAAGGAGTGGAAGCGCCTCGGCGCCAAGATCCGCGAGCTGACCGGTGGGGACGACCCGGACATCGTGTTCGAGCACCCGGGCCGCGAGACCTTCGGCGCCTCGACGTACGTCGCCCGCCGTGGCGGCACGATCGTCACCTGCGCGTCGACGTCGGGTTACATGCACGAGTACGACAACCGGTACCTCTGGATGAACCTCAAGCGCATCATCGGCTCCCACTTCGCGAACTACCGCGAGGCGTGGGAGGCCAACCGCCTGATCGCCAAGGGCATGGTCCACCCGACCCTCAGCCGGACGTACTCCCTCGAGGACACCGGCCAAGCCGCGTACGACGTGCACCGCAACCTCCACCAGGGCAAGGTCGGCGTCCTCGCCCTCGCGCCCGAGGAAGGTCTGGGCGTTCGCGACCCCGAGATGCGCGCCAAGCACCTCACGCAGATCAACCGCTTCCGCGACCGCTAG
- a CDS encoding acetyl-CoA C-acetyltransferase, with protein MSNSQNSTVIVAGARTPIGRLLGGLKGFTGADLGGFAIKGALAKAGVAPEQVEYVIMGQVLQAGAGQIAARQAATKGGIPMTVPALTINKVCLSGINAIALADQLIRAGEYDVIVAGGMESMTNAPHLLPKSREGYKYGDTTLVDSMAYDGLWDAFTDQAMGLLTETANTDGLKLTREEQDQFAARSHQLAAEAWKNGVFADEVVPVEVPQRKGDPLVVDTDEGIRGDTTAESLGKLRPAFSKDGTITAGSASQISDGGCAVVVMSKSKAEELGLTWLAEIGAHGAVAGPDSSLQSQPANAIAKACAKEGIEPAALDLVEINEAFAAVGIASSRELGVDVNNVNVNGGAIALGHPIGMSGARIVLHLALELQRRGGGTGAAALCGGGGQGDALIVRVPQR; from the coding sequence ATGTCGAACTCCCAGAACTCCACGGTCATCGTCGCCGGTGCGCGCACCCCGATCGGGCGGTTGCTCGGCGGCCTGAAGGGCTTCACCGGCGCCGATCTCGGCGGCTTCGCGATCAAGGGTGCGCTGGCCAAGGCCGGCGTCGCTCCGGAGCAGGTGGAGTACGTGATCATGGGCCAGGTGCTGCAGGCCGGCGCGGGCCAGATCGCCGCCCGCCAGGCCGCCACCAAGGGCGGTATCCCGATGACCGTCCCGGCTCTGACCATCAACAAGGTCTGCCTGTCCGGTATCAACGCGATCGCCCTGGCCGACCAGCTGATCCGCGCCGGTGAGTACGACGTGATCGTGGCCGGCGGGATGGAGTCGATGACGAACGCGCCGCACCTGCTGCCGAAGTCCCGCGAGGGCTACAAGTACGGCGACACCACGTTGGTCGACTCGATGGCGTACGACGGTTTGTGGGACGCGTTCACCGATCAGGCGATGGGTCTGCTGACCGAGACGGCCAACACCGACGGGCTCAAGCTGACCCGCGAGGAGCAGGACCAGTTCGCCGCCCGGTCGCACCAGCTTGCCGCCGAGGCCTGGAAGAACGGTGTCTTCGCCGACGAGGTCGTGCCGGTCGAGGTCCCGCAGCGCAAGGGCGACCCGCTGGTCGTCGACACCGATGAAGGTATCCGTGGCGACACCACGGCCGAGTCGCTCGGCAAGCTGCGCCCGGCCTTCAGCAAGGACGGCACCATCACCGCCGGCTCGGCCTCGCAGATCTCCGATGGCGGTTGTGCCGTCGTCGTGATGAGCAAGTCCAAGGCCGAGGAGCTGGGCCTGACCTGGCTTGCCGAGATCGGTGCGCACGGCGCCGTCGCCGGCCCGGACTCGTCCCTGCAGAGCCAGCCGGCCAACGCGATCGCGAAGGCCTGCGCCAAGGAGGGCATCGAGCCCGCCGCGCTGGACCTGGTCGAGATCAACGAGGCCTTCGCCGCCGTCGGTATCGCCAGCTCGCGCGAGCTGGGCGTCGACGTCAACAACGTGAACGTGAACGGCGGCGCGATCGCGCTCGGCCACCCGATCGGCATGTCGGGCGCCCGGATCGTGCTGCACCTGGCGCTGGAGCTGCAGCGTCGTGGCGGTGGCACCGGCGCGGCCGCGCTGTGTGGCGGCGGTGGCCAGGGCGACGCGCTGATCGTCCGAGTGCCGCAGCGTTGA